In the Pirellulales bacterium genome, one interval contains:
- a CDS encoding DUF1501 domain-containing protein, protein MSIGPDGCREFRASRRVASRRALLQAGTVGLLGLSWPRLLAAQSQPAAGLPPGAGKAKRCIFLFMWGGPSQLDTFDLKPHAPAEVRGDFKPISTSVPGLQICEHFQRLAPHMNKVALVRSLGHSDPAHLSSGHATLTGHLAPQLNSDASPPSDRDTPVIGATLARVRQAP, encoded by the coding sequence ATGTCGATTGGCCCGGATGGTTGCCGCGAGTTTCGCGCGTCGCGTCGCGTGGCATCGCGTCGCGCGCTGTTGCAGGCGGGAACCGTGGGGCTACTGGGGCTGAGTTGGCCGCGGCTCTTGGCGGCTCAAAGTCAGCCGGCGGCCGGTTTGCCTCCCGGAGCGGGCAAGGCCAAACGCTGCATCTTTCTGTTCATGTGGGGTGGTCCCAGCCAGTTGGACACCTTCGACCTGAAACCGCACGCGCCCGCCGAGGTGCGCGGCGATTTCAAGCCGATCTCGACCAGCGTGCCAGGGCTACAAATCTGCGAGCACTTTCAGCGACTGGCGCCGCACATGAACAAGGTGGCGCTCGTCCGTTCGCTAGGGCATAGCGATCCGGCGCACCTCTCCAGCGGACATGCCACGCTGACGGGCCATTTGGCCCCCCAACTCAATAGCGACGCCTCCCCGCCGAGCGATCGCGACACGCCGGTGATCGGCGCCACGCTGGCGCGTGTGCGACAGGCGCCGG
- a CDS encoding MoxR family ATPase, which yields MSAELHSQIESLEANINQVVLGKPEVVRLCVVALLAGEHILLEDVPGVGKTLLGKALARSVSGKFARIQFTPDLLPSDIVGSSLFNMKTSDFEYRPGPIFANIVLADEINRTTPRTQSALLEAMSECQVSMDGETYPLPRPFMVIATQNPFEFEGTYPLPESQLDRFLMRISMGYPDRQQELRVIATHRAGEPVDHLQPVLSPEQVLTLRGAVRDVAMDESIQHYLLEIVESTRRLDELHVGVSTRGALALYRAAQSMAFTRGRGFVTPDDVKQLAAPVLAHRVINKSSPYGGQREVNEALLQRLLTTIPTPR from the coding sequence TTGTCCGCCGAATTGCACAGCCAGATCGAAAGCCTCGAAGCCAACATCAACCAAGTGGTGCTCGGCAAACCCGAGGTCGTACGGCTGTGCGTGGTGGCGCTGCTGGCGGGCGAGCACATCCTGCTCGAAGACGTGCCCGGCGTCGGCAAGACGTTGCTAGGCAAGGCGCTGGCTCGCAGCGTGAGCGGCAAGTTCGCGCGCATCCAGTTCACGCCCGACCTGCTGCCCAGCGACATCGTCGGCAGCAGCCTGTTCAACATGAAGACCAGCGATTTCGAATATCGGCCGGGCCCGATCTTCGCCAACATCGTGCTGGCCGATGAAATCAACCGCACCACGCCACGCACGCAAAGCGCGTTGTTGGAAGCGATGAGCGAATGTCAGGTGTCGATGGACGGCGAAACCTACCCGCTGCCACGCCCCTTTATGGTGATCGCCACGCAAAACCCGTTCGAGTTCGAAGGCACCTACCCGCTGCCAGAAAGTCAACTCGATCGCTTCCTGATGCGCATCTCGATGGGCTACCCCGACCGCCAGCAAGAGCTGCGCGTCATCGCCACCCACCGGGCGGGAGAGCCGGTCGACCATCTGCAACCCGTGCTGTCGCCCGAGCAGGTGCTGACGCTGCGCGGGGCGGTGCGCGACGTGGCGATGGACGAGTCGATTCAGCACTATTTGCTGGAGATTGTCGAATCGACGCGGCGTTTGGACGAACTTCATGTGGGGGTCAGCACGCGCGGCGCGCTGGCCCTGTATCGGGCGGCCCAGAGCATGGCGTTTACGCGCGGCCGCGGCTTTGTCACGCCCGACGATGTCAAACAACTGGCGGCGCCGGTGCTGGCGCACCGTGTGATCAACAAAAGTTCCCCATACGGGGGGCAGCGCGAGGTGAACGAGGCGCTTCTCCAGAGACTCTTGACTACAATTCCCACACCGCGTTAA
- a CDS encoding DUF58 domain-containing protein, protein MALSRFFAPHRAARAVVSGLTIRTEGWCYLGVISFVFVGALIRDINLLMLLFGMLAGPLVYSVWYGWFALRRVEARRVLPSQVHAGEPFEVAIELTNHRRWFGVWAIVVGDAIQKVGGRVAPRDAGVMFFYVAAGKTLRMSYQAQLMERGDYEFGPLTVSTRFPLGLFRRSLSVGNTETLIVWPRLGRLQNQTRALARHAEQFSHQQQRERGLVEGDFYGVRDWRAGDSRRWIHWRTSARMGELMVRQFERSRTPDLVVLVDLWLPAQASIEDVENVELATSFAGTLVADACRKGGAQITLGIACQENRVLRGSTTSKLYEAALDALAAASAIHADRLHELFLQVAPLQKPGARAILITTRAADPAQSAALAAVAPDGRARQWLSQMTTFTTSASELPEYFLAE, encoded by the coding sequence ATGGCCCTGTCACGATTCTTCGCGCCCCACCGCGCGGCCCGCGCCGTCGTCAGCGGATTGACGATTCGCACGGAGGGCTGGTGCTATCTGGGCGTGATCTCGTTCGTGTTCGTCGGCGCCTTGATCCGCGACATCAACCTGCTGATGCTGTTGTTTGGCATGCTGGCGGGCCCCTTGGTCTACAGTGTGTGGTATGGCTGGTTCGCGCTACGGCGCGTCGAGGCACGGCGCGTGCTGCCGAGCCAGGTGCACGCTGGCGAGCCGTTCGAAGTGGCCATCGAGCTCACCAACCACCGCCGCTGGTTCGGCGTGTGGGCCATCGTGGTCGGCGACGCCATTCAAAAAGTGGGGGGGCGTGTCGCGCCGCGCGACGCCGGCGTGATGTTCTTTTATGTCGCCGCTGGCAAGACGCTGCGCATGAGCTACCAAGCGCAGCTTATGGAGCGTGGCGACTACGAGTTTGGACCACTTACGGTTTCGACCCGCTTTCCGCTCGGACTGTTTCGTCGCTCGCTGTCGGTCGGAAATACCGAAACCCTGATCGTCTGGCCGCGACTGGGCCGCCTGCAAAATCAAACCCGCGCGCTCGCCCGGCACGCGGAGCAATTCAGCCATCAACAGCAGCGCGAGCGCGGGCTGGTGGAAGGAGATTTTTACGGCGTGCGCGATTGGCGCGCCGGCGACAGTCGCCGCTGGATTCATTGGCGCACCTCGGCGCGGATGGGCGAACTCATGGTGCGGCAGTTTGAACGGAGCCGCACACCCGATCTGGTGGTGCTGGTCGACTTGTGGTTGCCGGCGCAGGCCAGCATCGAAGACGTGGAGAATGTCGAACTGGCCACCAGCTTCGCCGGCACACTGGTCGCCGACGCCTGTCGCAAGGGAGGCGCGCAAATCACACTCGGCATCGCGTGCCAGGAGAATCGTGTGCTGCGCGGCTCGACCACCTCCAAGTTGTACGAGGCCGCGCTCGACGCTTTGGCCGCCGCCTCGGCCATCCACGCCGACCGCTTGCACGAACTGTTCTTGCAGGTGGCGCCGCTGCAAAAGCCCGGCGCCCGCGCCATTCTCATCACCACCCGCGCGGCCGATCCCGCCCAAAGCGCCGCGCTGGCCGCCGTCGCTCCCGATGGGAGAGCGCGGCAATGGCTGTCGCAAATGACCACGTTCACAACCAGCGCCTCCGAACTGCCCGAGTACTTTTTGGCCGAATGA
- a CDS encoding DUF3488 and transglutaminase-like domain-containing protein has translation MTIELLLQISMATLTALGTLLLGMGEREMTLPLIAIVVSASSVYLTDVSGWLRLNPRVANIAGSTAIVIFVWDFLQRFGSETQLLAVANLLIYLQFVLLYQRKTNSTYWLLALLSLLQVAVATALNFELLFGLLLLVYLLCGLTALGLFFLHREMRECRQIAPAPIASIAAPADNARWPLALRGPAIRTAWEPAFAGNAIGWRFLRQISGLAATTLVIALGFFFVVPRVHQNNWRMPTGQPQNVVGASNEVRLGELGPIMENPEVVMRIELYRGASNQPYTLKQAPLFRGPILSQYTRGAWRQAGDSTHSALAPGMGAVSAQLVRQVIHLRPLNVSSVYCVAPLAGVVDPSGNRLQFNALTQQLTRSEPHRDQTLEVYTPGFADGRQTSLLPSSRLLEPSVRRELTEIPADGLDEMATLAEALTAGIDPQDAMGRARALTNHLHDSGLYSYSLSPPKRDPSKDPIDDFLFVHQVGHCEYFASALALMLRSVDIPSRMVIGFNGGEYLFGFYQVRQLHAHAWVEAYLRPDQLPDKLRGQRAWRFGAWVTLDPTPGTGGAISRIGAASGVPSFRQFIDYARYLWSSYIMGMDSDRQLRTIYEPLALWIIQTTRDLFDPAWWRAALNRWLLAIGIDNPRAGPWFLFGALVLLGLALALRAWRWPLRMFGKLWSALARRGLLGSRGEQTVVEFYRRLEQTLAPWGLVRPVSSTQEEFAAVAAERLAQWGLPPDAALAPVRVTDAFYVVRFGRQQLDKQRAQAVEQALDALAAIHPHTARPSRR, from the coding sequence GTGACGATCGAACTGCTGCTGCAAATCTCGATGGCCACGCTCACCGCGCTAGGCACGCTGCTGCTCGGCATGGGCGAGCGCGAGATGACGCTGCCGTTGATCGCCATCGTCGTCTCCGCCAGCTCGGTGTATCTGACCGACGTGTCGGGCTGGCTGCGACTCAATCCGCGCGTGGCGAACATCGCCGGCAGCACCGCCATCGTCATCTTTGTGTGGGACTTCTTGCAGCGTTTTGGCAGCGAGACGCAACTGTTGGCGGTCGCCAACCTGCTGATTTATTTGCAGTTCGTGCTGTTGTATCAACGCAAGACCAACAGCACTTACTGGCTACTCGCGCTGTTGAGCCTGTTGCAGGTCGCGGTGGCCACGGCGCTCAACTTCGAGCTGCTGTTCGGCCTGTTGCTGCTGGTGTATCTGCTGTGCGGGCTGACCGCGTTGGGACTGTTCTTTTTGCATCGCGAAATGCGCGAGTGCCGCCAAATCGCCCCCGCGCCCATTGCCTCTATCGCGGCCCCGGCCGACAACGCGCGCTGGCCGCTGGCTCTGCGCGGTCCGGCGATCCGCACCGCCTGGGAGCCGGCCTTCGCCGGCAACGCCATTGGCTGGCGCTTTCTGCGGCAAATCAGCGGGCTGGCCGCGACCACGTTGGTCATCGCGCTGGGGTTCTTCTTTGTGGTGCCGCGCGTGCATCAAAACAATTGGCGCATGCCGACCGGGCAGCCGCAAAACGTGGTCGGCGCGTCCAACGAGGTGCGGCTCGGCGAGTTGGGGCCGATCATGGAAAACCCCGAAGTGGTGATGCGCATCGAACTCTATCGCGGCGCTTCGAACCAGCCCTATACGCTCAAGCAGGCGCCCTTGTTTCGCGGCCCCATCCTCTCTCAATACACCCGCGGCGCTTGGCGCCAAGCGGGAGACAGCACGCACTCGGCGCTCGCGCCCGGCATGGGCGCGGTCTCCGCGCAACTGGTGCGGCAGGTCATTCATCTGCGCCCGCTCAACGTCTCTAGCGTGTATTGCGTGGCGCCGCTGGCCGGCGTTGTCGATCCGTCGGGCAACCGCTTGCAGTTCAACGCGCTCACGCAGCAATTGACGCGCAGCGAGCCGCATCGCGATCAAACGCTGGAAGTTTACACCCCCGGCTTCGCCGATGGGCGGCAAACCTCGCTGTTGCCTAGTTCGCGGCTGTTGGAGCCGAGCGTGCGCAGGGAGTTGACCGAGATTCCGGCCGATGGCCTCGACGAAATGGCCACCCTGGCCGAAGCGCTGACCGCCGGCATCGATCCGCAAGACGCCATGGGCCGCGCCCGCGCGCTGACAAATCATTTGCACGACTCGGGCTTGTACAGTTACTCGCTCAGCCCGCCCAAGCGCGATCCCAGCAAGGACCCGATCGATGATTTTCTGTTCGTCCATCAAGTCGGGCACTGCGAATACTTCGCCAGCGCGCTGGCGCTCATGTTGCGCAGCGTCGACATCCCCTCGCGGATGGTGATCGGCTTCAACGGCGGCGAATATCTGTTCGGTTTTTATCAGGTGCGACAACTGCACGCGCACGCCTGGGTCGAGGCGTATCTGCGCCCCGATCAACTCCCCGACAAGCTGCGCGGCCAGCGCGCCTGGCGCTTTGGCGCTTGGGTGACGCTCGACCCCACCCCTGGCACAGGCGGCGCCATCTCGCGGATCGGCGCGGCGTCGGGCGTGCCGTCGTTCCGGCAATTCATCGACTACGCGCGCTATCTGTGGTCGAGCTACATCATGGGCATGGATTCTGATCGTCAATTGCGCACGATCTACGAGCCGTTGGCGCTGTGGATCATTCAAACCACCCGCGACCTCTTTGATCCTGCCTGGTGGCGCGCGGCGCTCAATCGCTGGCTGCTGGCGATCGGCATCGATAACCCACGGGCTGGCCCCTGGTTTCTGTTCGGCGCGCTGGTCCTGCTAGGGCTGGCGCTGGCGCTACGCGCTTGGCGCTGGCCGCTGCGGATGTTCGGCAAACTGTGGAGCGCGCTGGCGCGGCGCGGCCTGTTGGGATCGCGCGGCGAACAGACCGTGGTGGAGTTCTATCGACGGCTGGAACAGACGCTTGCCCCCTGGGGATTGGTGCGGCCGGTCAGCAGCACGCAAGAAGAGTTCGCCGCCGTCGCCGCCGAGCGATTGGCGCAGTGGGGGTTGCCGCCCGATGCGGCGCTAGCGCCGGTGCGGGTGACCGACGCCTTTTACGTGGTGCGCTTTGGCCGTCAGCAACTAGACAAACAGCGCGCCCAAGCGGTAGAACAGGCCCTCGACGCGCTGGCCGCCATCCATCCTCATACGGCTCGGCCGTCTCGACGCTAG
- a CDS encoding DUF933 domain-containing protein produces MKIGLVGYQGSGKSTLFEWLTGVAPDPAQAHQGQSAMAAVPDGRVQPLCDIYHPKKITLASLELADTPGLARDHEGNAARLAQIREAGCIILVVAAYAGSDPLDDLQSFEEDLLLADMEIVSNRIAKLEELVKKPRPSREQDQAELALLKPLLVDLEQSKALRDRQLSDEERKAISSFRLLTQKPKLIVVNLADDDDQPQRFAARLGDQPWFATRVGLELELTRMEPADRAEFEQELGLVGSRRDDLLRKILEVSGQFLYFTAGDKEVRTWMLHRGGTALEAAANIHTDLARGFIRAETMRAEDLIRLGSEREIKANNLVRQEPKDYVVQDGDVLHVRFSV; encoded by the coding sequence ATGAAGATTGGATTAGTCGGATATCAAGGATCGGGCAAGAGCACCCTGTTCGAGTGGCTGACCGGCGTCGCCCCCGACCCGGCCCAAGCGCACCAGGGTCAAAGCGCCATGGCCGCCGTGCCCGACGGGCGCGTGCAACCGCTGTGCGACATCTACCACCCCAAGAAGATCACGCTGGCGTCGCTCGAACTGGCCGACACGCCGGGCCTGGCGCGCGACCACGAAGGCAACGCGGCGCGGCTAGCGCAGATTCGCGAGGCGGGCTGCATCATTCTGGTGGTGGCCGCGTACGCCGGCTCCGACCCGCTCGACGACCTGCAAAGTTTTGAAGAAGACCTGCTGCTCGCTGATATGGAGATTGTCTCCAATCGCATCGCCAAGCTCGAAGAGCTGGTCAAAAAGCCGCGCCCCTCGCGCGAGCAAGACCAGGCCGAGCTGGCGCTGCTCAAGCCGCTGCTGGTCGACCTGGAGCAATCCAAGGCGCTGCGCGATCGCCAACTCAGCGACGAAGAGCGCAAGGCGATCAGCTCGTTCCGCCTGCTCACGCAAAAGCCCAAGCTGATCGTCGTCAATCTGGCCGACGACGACGACCAGCCCCAGCGCTTTGCCGCCCGCCTCGGCGACCAGCCGTGGTTCGCCACGCGGGTGGGGTTGGAGTTGGAGCTGACCCGCATGGAGCCGGCCGATCGCGCCGAGTTCGAGCAAGAACTAGGGCTCGTCGGCTCGCGACGCGACGACCTCTTGCGCAAGATTCTCGAAGTCTCTGGCCAATTCCTCTACTTCACCGCCGGCGACAAGGAAGTGCGCACCTGGATGCTGCACCGCGGCGGCACCGCGCTCGAGGCCGCCGCCAACATCCACACCGACCTGGCGCGCGGCTTCATCCGCGCAGAGACCATGCGGGCAGAAGACCTGATTCGCCTGGGCAGCGAGCGCGAGATCAAGGCGAACAATCTGGTCCGCCAAGAACCCAAGGACTACGTGGTGCAAGACGGCGACGTGTTGCACGTCCGCTTCAGCGTCTAA
- a CDS encoding MOSC N-terminal beta barrel domain-containing protein gives MATLARINLFPIKSLDGVSTPEANIVSPGALEGDRELVCLDRQGDWINGKRTQRVHRLRAVYDLALGEVTLRDESTGAEGRFSLDADLPRLAAWLSQSFELPVTMQQNPFGGFPDDTESPGPTVVSTATLARIGQWFDLPVDEVRARFRANLEIDGVEPFWEDRLVAQVGRDVRFTIGDIAFEGTNPCQRCPVPSRDSHSGEPIDQFASRFNRLRREELPDWACRERFDHFYRLSVNTRILPSSWNSVLRVGDPVEIIGTR, from the coding sequence ATGGCGACTCTTGCGCGCATCAACCTGTTTCCCATCAAGTCGCTCGACGGGGTCAGCACACCCGAGGCCAACATTGTTTCGCCCGGCGCGCTGGAAGGCGATCGCGAGCTGGTCTGCCTCGATCGGCAAGGAGACTGGATCAACGGCAAGCGCACGCAACGGGTACACCGGCTGCGCGCGGTCTACGACTTGGCCCTGGGAGAGGTGACGCTGCGCGACGAGTCGACCGGCGCCGAGGGACGCTTTTCGCTCGATGCCGACCTGCCGCGGCTCGCCGCGTGGCTGTCGCAATCGTTTGAGCTGCCAGTGACGATGCAGCAAAACCCGTTTGGCGGCTTTCCCGACGACACCGAGTCGCCCGGCCCCACAGTGGTCAGCACGGCCACGCTCGCCCGCATCGGCCAGTGGTTCGATCTGCCGGTCGACGAGGTGCGGGCGCGGTTTCGGGCCAATTTGGAAATCGACGGCGTCGAACCGTTCTGGGAAGACCGCCTCGTGGCGCAGGTCGGGCGCGACGTGCGCTTCACCATCGGCGACATCGCTTTCGAGGGGACCAACCCGTGCCAGCGCTGCCCGGTCCCCTCGCGCGATTCGCACAGCGGCGAGCCCATCGACCAATTTGCGTCGCGGTTCAATCGCCTGCGCCGCGAGGAACTGCCCGACTGGGCGTGCCGCGAGCGCTTCGATCACTTCTATCGCCTGTCGGTGAACACGCGGATCTTGCCTTCGAGTTGGAACAGCGTTCTCCGCGTGGGCGACCCGGTCGAGATTATTGGCACGAGGTAA
- a CDS encoding metallophosphatase family protein yields the protein MLLGVVSDSHGHVGNTRQAVRMLQSLDVAAVIHCGDIGTPEIVELFAPWPTRFVFGNCDDARAELAAAIERAGQTCAGVFDAFELGQRRIAFTHSDDRRLWLDAVRSGAHELVCYGHTHAAEWHDEGPTRVLNPGALYRANPRSLAVVDLTTLTPTIVPL from the coding sequence ATGCTCCTCGGCGTGGTCAGCGATTCGCACGGGCATGTCGGCAACACGCGCCAGGCGGTGCGCATGCTGCAGTCGCTCGACGTGGCCGCCGTCATTCACTGCGGCGACATCGGCACGCCCGAGATTGTCGAACTGTTCGCCCCCTGGCCCACCCGATTCGTGTTCGGCAATTGCGACGACGCGCGCGCCGAATTGGCCGCGGCCATCGAGCGGGCTGGCCAAACCTGCGCCGGCGTCTTCGACGCCTTTGAATTGGGCCAGCGGCGGATCGCCTTTACCCACAGCGATGACCGGCGGCTCTGGCTAGACGCCGTGCGCTCCGGCGCGCACGAGCTGGTTTGTTACGGGCATACGCACGCCGCCGAATGGCACGACGAGGGGCCGACCCGGGTGCTCAACCCCGGCGCGCTCTATCGCGCCAATCCGCGCTCGCTGGCCGTGGTCGACCTGACGACGCTCACGCCGACCATCGTGCCGCTCTGA
- the rimI gene encoding ribosomal protein S18-alanine N-acetyltransferase, whose translation MIRRDMAEVLQIEGGSFEFPWCEDDFIRALQQRNCIGMVAEHEGRIIGFMVYELHKTQIHILNFAVAEPHRQKGVGSQMLTKLVGKLSNQRRTRIMLEVRETNLSAQVFFRHNGFRAISVLREFYEDTPEDAYIMEYWYQAPDMVEQPVVNRIARLAG comes from the coding sequence ATGATCCGCCGCGACATGGCGGAGGTCCTGCAGATCGAGGGAGGCAGCTTCGAGTTTCCCTGGTGCGAGGACGATTTCATCCGCGCGCTGCAGCAGCGCAACTGCATCGGCATGGTGGCCGAGCATGAAGGCCGCATTATCGGCTTCATGGTGTACGAGCTGCACAAGACGCAGATTCATATCCTCAACTTCGCCGTGGCCGAGCCGCATCGCCAAAAGGGAGTCGGCTCGCAAATGCTGACCAAGCTGGTGGGCAAGCTCTCCAACCAGCGTCGCACGCGAATCATGCTCGAAGTACGCGAGACGAATTTGTCGGCGCAGGTGTTCTTCCGCCACAACGGATTTCGCGCCATCTCGGTGCTGCGCGAGTTTTACGAGGACACCCCGGAAGACGCCTACATCATGGAGTATTGGTATCAAGCTCCCGATATGGTCGAGCAGCCGGTGGTCAATCGCATCGCGCGGCTGGCGGGCTGA
- a CDS encoding inositol monophosphatase: MPDYREVAEAAVRAAGAALLDWRGRFHVRQKGPCDPVTEADLAAQEAAWAVLSKAFPSHDLLSEESPHDRLADERFRWILDPLDGTQNYVHGLPLYTVSLALERAGKLLVGCVYNPVSDECFLAESGGAATLNGLPIRCSGVEQIGSALVAISLPPLISRESPELQQLIEVSTRAQAIRRLGSSALNLALVAAGRLDAFFATETHIWDIAGGVALVEAAGGTVIDPSGGPVDLKKPRVVAASTAALARQLASLLQG, encoded by the coding sequence ATGCCGGATTATCGAGAGGTGGCCGAGGCCGCCGTACGCGCCGCTGGCGCTGCCTTGCTCGATTGGCGGGGCCGTTTTCACGTGCGTCAAAAGGGGCCCTGCGATCCGGTCACCGAGGCCGATCTGGCGGCGCAGGAAGCGGCCTGGGCGGTCCTGTCCAAGGCCTTCCCTAGCCATGACTTGCTAAGCGAAGAATCGCCGCACGATCGGCTCGCCGATGAACGCTTCCGGTGGATTCTCGATCCGCTCGATGGCACGCAAAACTATGTCCATGGCCTGCCGCTGTACACGGTGTCGCTGGCGCTGGAACGAGCCGGAAAGTTGCTAGTGGGCTGTGTTTACAACCCGGTGAGCGACGAGTGTTTTCTGGCCGAGTCGGGGGGGGCCGCGACCTTGAACGGTCTGCCGATCCGCTGCAGTGGAGTCGAGCAGATTGGTTCGGCGCTGGTGGCGATCAGTCTGCCGCCATTGATTTCTCGCGAATCGCCCGAGTTACAGCAATTGATCGAGGTCAGCACGCGGGCGCAGGCCATTCGCCGGCTTGGGTCGTCGGCGCTCAACCTGGCGCTGGTCGCCGCCGGGCGACTCGACGCCTTTTTTGCGACAGAAACGCACATCTGGGATATCGCGGGGGGGGTGGCGCTGGTCGAGGCCGCCGGCGGCACGGTAATCGACCCCAGCGGCGGACCGGTTGACCTGAAGAAACCCCGGGTCGTGGCGGCGTCGACCGCCGCTTTGGCCCGGCAACTAGCGTCTCTGCTGCAGGGGTGA
- a CDS encoding DUF1501 domain-containing protein, which produces MTHNNSTSHRRCQGSPRFASRRDFLWRSAGGLGGIALADLLAADGRLAAAHAPAPLTHGGCPHHPPRAKRVIQLFMSCGVSQVDSFDYKPALAKYHDQSVGSLPGIENLFFAKPGKWMKTPFAFQQYGETGKWCSEIFPHIAQHVDRLAFVHSMQSESNSHAPATFYMNTGFIRPGYPSAGAWGVYGLGSETQDLPAYVVMIDRGLPPGHNVNWSAGFLPAEYQGTLLRHEGDPILDLETPVAMTAEAERASRDVLARLNADHLAQNPGDGELAARISAYELAARMQLAVPETMNLNQETAETRRLYGLDHANPQVASFARNCLLARRLIERGVRYVSLFCGGPNMPTGKWNWDAHDNVEENHRRNAGICDQPIAALLTDLTRTGLWDDTLVTWTGEFGRTPFREGETPGRDHNPQGFTLWMAGGGVRGGASYGATDEMGYQAVDRPTSAHDFHATLMHLIGIDHERLTYYYNGRQQRLTDVHGQVIDEILA; this is translated from the coding sequence ATGACTCACAACAATTCAACGAGCCATCGCCGCTGCCAAGGTTCGCCGCGGTTTGCCTCGCGCCGCGATTTTTTATGGCGCTCGGCCGGCGGATTGGGAGGCATCGCGCTGGCCGACCTGCTGGCGGCCGATGGGCGGCTGGCGGCGGCCCATGCGCCAGCGCCCCTCACGCATGGCGGATGCCCGCACCACCCGCCCCGCGCCAAGCGCGTGATTCAACTCTTTATGTCGTGCGGCGTGAGCCAGGTCGACTCGTTCGATTACAAGCCAGCGCTGGCCAAATATCACGATCAATCGGTCGGCAGCTTGCCAGGCATCGAGAATCTGTTCTTCGCCAAGCCCGGCAAATGGATGAAGACGCCGTTCGCATTTCAGCAGTACGGCGAAACGGGCAAGTGGTGCTCCGAGATATTCCCGCACATCGCCCAACACGTCGATCGGCTGGCGTTTGTGCATTCGATGCAGTCGGAGTCGAACAGCCACGCGCCGGCCACGTTCTACATGAACACCGGGTTTATTCGGCCGGGTTATCCTTCGGCCGGAGCCTGGGGAGTTTATGGGCTGGGCAGCGAGACGCAGGACTTGCCCGCTTACGTGGTGATGATCGATCGTGGTTTGCCGCCAGGGCACAATGTGAACTGGAGCGCCGGCTTCTTGCCCGCCGAGTACCAAGGAACGCTGCTACGGCACGAGGGAGACCCGATTCTCGATTTGGAAACGCCCGTGGCTATGACCGCCGAGGCCGAACGCGCCTCGCGCGACGTGTTGGCGCGGCTGAACGCCGATCACTTGGCGCAGAATCCTGGCGATGGCGAACTGGCCGCCCGCATTTCGGCCTACGAGTTGGCCGCGCGCATGCAATTGGCCGTGCCAGAGACGATGAACTTGAACCAGGAGACGGCCGAGACGCGGCGGCTGTATGGGCTCGATCACGCCAACCCGCAGGTGGCGAGCTTTGCCCGCAATTGCCTCTTGGCGCGGCGCTTGATCGAGCGGGGGGTGCGGTACGTGAGCCTGTTTTGCGGCGGCCCGAACATGCCGACCGGCAAATGGAACTGGGATGCGCACGACAATGTGGAGGAGAACCACCGCCGCAACGCCGGCATCTGCGATCAGCCGATCGCCGCGCTATTGACCGATCTGACGCGGACGGGTCTGTGGGACGACACGCTGGTGACCTGGACCGGCGAATTTGGCCGCACGCCATTTCGCGAAGGAGAGACGCCGGGGCGCGATCACAATCCGCAGGGCTTTACCCTGTGGATGGCCGGGGGCGGGGTGCGCGGCGGCGCCAGCTACGGCGCGACCGACGAGATGGGCTACCAGGCGGTCGATCGACCGACGAGCGCGCATGATTTTCACGCCACGCTGATGCACTTGATCGGCATCGATCACGAGCGGCTCACCTATTATTACAACGGTCGGCAGCAGCGCCTGACCGATGTGCATGGCCAGGTGATTGACGAGATCTTGGCGTAA